A window from Citrus sinensis cultivar Valencia sweet orange chromosome 5, DVS_A1.0, whole genome shotgun sequence encodes these proteins:
- the LOC102628398 gene encoding tryptamine 5-hydroxylase-like — MANFSPEILFLSFVVSTAILYMINNRRRSLPNSPSLPSPPNKLPIIGHLHLFYKERKPHKSFAKLAEKLGPIFYIQLGRVPAVVVSSKELAKQVLKTHDQVFASRPSILSAKHVSVGPADVTFSPNGPYWRQARKICVTELLSPKRVNSFKVVLDEEVNRFMSRVKARCGLETDMSDLIFAFCTDFFCLAAFGVRFMEDEDEGQKSKYLASVFIEVEELLTGFYYGDFFSEWVWPGWLTGYTPRVIKGSRNLLNAVDEIFDKTSKRKQPLGTGAFLLHGNEDFIDVLRRVQKSDDLDVPLTDDNLMAIVSDMFVAGVDPSTATLEWIMTDLARHPRVMKKAQEEVRSVVTASGSGKVEENHIHQLKYMKAVIKESMRLHPVNLLIPRESSDKCTLEGYEIPAKTRIFVNNHAIGRDPKLFTNPHDFIPERFQQEEDIKDFKDKDFRFMPFGGGRRGCPGYGLGSITVQWAVARLLYHFDWALPRGVGPGDVDLQEVFGLAARKRVPLVLVPTVNKGYDFKS; from the exons ATGGCCAACTTTAGCCCCGAAATCCTCTTTCTGTCATTCGTTGTCTCGACGGCAATCCTCTACATGATTAATAATCGGCGAAGGTCACTGCCAAATTCACCGTCACTGCCGTCACCACCAAACAAACTTCCGATAATAGGTCACCTTCATCTCTTCTACAAAGAGCGCAAGCCACATAAAAGTTTCGCTAAACTCGCAGAGAAGCTGGGTCCCATATTTTACATCCAGCTCGGCCGAGTCCCCGCCGTTGTAGTCTCCTCTAAAGAGCTGGCCAAACAAGTTCTCAAAACTCACGACCAGGTCTTCGCCAGCCGCCCAAGCATCCTCAGCGCCAAGCACGTCTCCGTCGGCCCCGCTGACGTCACCTTCTCCCCCAACGGCCCTTACTGGCGCCAAGCTCGCAAGATCTGCGTCACCGAGTTACTCAGCCCAAAACGAGTCAACTCTTTCAAAGTCGTCCTAGATGAGGAAGTGAACCGGTTTATGAGCCGCGTGAAAGCCCGCTGTGGGTTAGAAACAGACATGAGTGATCTTATTTTCGCCTTCTGTACTGATTTCTTTTGCCTTGCAGCATTTGGGGTGAGGTTCATGGAAGATGAAGACGAAGGGCAAAAGAGTAAATACTTGGCGAGTGTTTTCATAGAGGTTGAAGAGTTGCTGACAGGGTTTTATTATGGGGATTTTTTCTCGGAGTGGGTTTGGCCCGGCTGGCTCACTGGGTACACACCTAGGGTGATCAAGGGTTCTCGGAACTTGTTGAATGCTGTTGATGAGATTTTCGATAAGACTTCCAAGAGGAAGCAGCCGCTGGGTACCGGCGCATTCTTATTGCACGGTAATGAAGATTTTATTGATGTTTTGCGTAGAGTCCAAAAAAGCGACGATTTGGATGTGCCCCTCACTGACGACAATCTTATGGCTATTGTTTCG GACATGTTCGTGGCGGGAGTCGACCCGTCGACAGCAACACTAGAATGGATAATGACAGATCTGGCTAGGCACCCAAGAGTGATGAAGAAGGCACAGGAAGAAGTTCGAAGCGTAGTTACTGCATCTGGGAGTGGGAAAGTTGAGGAAAACCACATCCATCAACTCAAATACATGAAAGCTGTGATTAAGGAGTCAATGAGATTACACCCAGTTAACTTATTGATTCCAAGAGAGTCCTCCGATAAATGCACGCTTGAAGGCTACGAGATACCGGCCAAAACTAGGATTTTTGTCAACAACCACGCAATTGGAAGAGATCCCAAGTTGTTTACAAACCCCCACGACTTCATTCCTGAGAGGTTTCAACAGGAGGAAgatattaaagattttaaggATAAAGATTTCAGGTTTATGCCATTTGGGGGAGGAAGACGAGGTTGCCCAGGCTATGGTTTGGGTTCGATTACTGTGCAGTGGGCTGTGGCTAGACTTCTATATCATTTTGACTGGGCATTGCCTCGTGGAGTCGGCCCCGGCGACGTGGATCTTCAGGAGGTTTTTGGCCTTGCTGCCAGGAAGAGGGTTCCTCTTGTGCTTGTCCCAACAGTTAACAAGGGTTATGATTTCAAGTCCTAA